The sequence attaagcGTTGGACTTCATTTTGTTGGCCAGTAGGAATTCTGATTGTTTTGGGGTTTTTGGCAGTAACATTTTGAGGAACTTTGACAATTATTTGAGGCGGGGGGTTGTTCTTTATGGTTGTTGTTGGCTGATAAtgtgaataaaaaatgaatgttGCTATGTTGTTAGTGTAAAGTTTTAGGCTGTCTTGTTTGCGAGTAGAAATGGTGatttttgtctttgtttcttACGATTTTGAGGAACTTGTTATAGTAGGACATGAAAAGGATGGTTTTCGGGTTTCTTATTGGCTTAGAATGTTAGCAAAAAGTGGAAGTTGTTATCTTGATAGTTTGGAGTTTTTGTTTCAGCAGAATGATGATTCTTTGGGTTTCAGGTATTAGGATTTTGAGCAACTTGTAATAGGAGACGTAGAAAGGACAACATTTTTGACGTGTGTGTGTGCTTTTGGGATTGTTGTTGgcttataaaaaattgatttttttttttactttatagcTTTGTTGGTTGGGATGGTCATtctttgaattggtttttgaaattttgaagttttctgTATTAGGAGACGAGGAAACGACAATTTTTTTAGGTGTACTTATGTTCTACCTGATGGAGTGACCCACACAAAAGGTTTTGTTAAAGACCCAGATGAAGCAAAGAAGTATCTCACTGTGGATGATGGAGCGTATTTAGAAACGAGGAAGGATATGGATCGGACTGAAATTATGGACAGAAAGAAAGTTGATTTAACTAAAAATGTGAGTTCTTGTTACCTTTGAAAGGAATGTTTCCTGGCCAAagttaataaaatgataattttgccATCTGTACAGGAGTTTGACTTGACAAATGAACGGTTCCTGGTTCCAGAGATGATTTTCCACCCAGCAGATTTAGGTTTGTGTTGTTCCTTGCTATTAGAGAAGTGAAATACACTTGTATGCTTTCAGTTTGGTATAGGAGCACTCTGGACTTATTCCTGCTGCTACATGGTTTGAGAAACATGTGTTTGGAGACTTGCTTTTACAATAATTAATGCGTGGTTTTTTCTTAGAGAGAAAGGAATGTATCAGGAAATATTCTAGTCTTGTAGATAGATGTtgtgtaatgaaattaaaaggaggAAAGTGTTTTATGTTTGGCTGTTCCTTGAGGAAGCGAATTTGAAAATGGTGCTAATTTTAACTATTTCTGCAGGTATGAATCAGGCTGGACTAGCAGAGTGCATTGTTCGAGCTGTGAACTCTTGCCATCCTCTTCTTCATCCTCTACTCTACCAAAGGTGCTTTCACAAAGTCTTGGGATTTCATGCATCAAGCATTtcactgtttttctttttagtttttatttcccAATACCAAGTGATAACTGTTTAAAACTTGTGCTTGGACAGCATTATATTAACTGGTGGAAGCACATTGTTCCCTAGATTTGCTGAGAGACTGTAAGCGCATGAACTTCTCCTATTAGCTTACACTctgaattttttctattttatcttgAGAGGCAATGTTTGAACTTTATATTGCATAAAATTACAGTGAAATGGAGCTTCGACCTCTTGTCCCAGATGACTATCAAGTGAAGATAACTACACAAGAAGAGTAAACTCTTCCCTCCTTGAAAGTATTAGCTTGTCTTTGAAACGCTGCCGCTTCacaattgataaaattttgtAATGCTTGTGCAGTCCTATTCTAGGCGTGTGGCGAGGTGGATCCCTTTTGGCATCCAGTCCTGATTTTGAAGCAATGTGTGTTACCAAGGCTGAGTATGAGGAACTTGGATCTGCTCGATGTCGAAGGAGATTCTTTCATTGAGAAACAAAACTGCTCAAGGTATTTTATCTCCTTACTGCATCCACCTTTCAATTTAACATGTGTTGTTTTATTGAGAAGGGATACAGAAGTCTATACCTTTCTTGAATTTCCATTAGATGTCAGATTCTCATTTTGAATTACCTTTTCTTACCAGTGGAGGGAAGAACTAAACAGCACACGAGGAAATTGCAGCCAGCTGTCCCTCCATTTCTGCGATGAGCTTTTGCATGCATGTTGATCAAAAGAAAGGTGGAAGCAGGCCCAATTGGCTTACTTCTGAAGCCAGAAACCTGACGTATCTACGTTCATCACTATGACATGGTGAAGCATTGTTCTTTGGCCTCCTgattcttataattatttggTGCAAAGGGTAATCCGTGGAAGAAACTGCACCTACGATATTCCTGCAAAGCCAACATGCCACCATACTTGTGCATCCAAGAGATGGTGATTCCAGATTGAAGTTTCACGAATCCAGGGCCATTCCTGCTTATTAGggttttgctttctttatttGGGACATATTCCCACCTGTTTAACAGAGAGCGTTCAATGACTAGTGCCTGTTGGTTTCTTGGCATTTTTCGTGCAAATATCCGGTAACCTTACCATGGTTTCTAGGCTGGTTTACGTACAGTCAATTGTGATCGACTCATCCATCCTTTTTGTCGTTTGCGTTTTGATGTCGTTCTTctctaacaacacaacacaacacaacTTCATTGAAACTGACGGCGAACTGTCCTCTACAAAATTCATAATCCGAGAAATGTTACAAGTCATATTGTAGTTTTTGTTATGGTCATGCAAGCTACCCTGAGTGGGACTCTATCCTCCCAACGCCGCCCTCCAATCTGGCCTTGGAACATAGCATGGGGACGATAGAGGTCATAAAAATCGAAGTCCCAATCTGCGAAACTTACATGGTTGAACCGAAACAGCTCTTGGGTATTGTACGAGTAGGGTTTGCAGTGGATTTCGAATGAATGTCGTTTTCATTGAAGAACACCCACAAGGGAAAGGCGAGCCGATCACAAACAGTAACAAATAAAGCTGCCTGCTTGTGAATAGAGGCGGCGATGCCTCCATAACATTACTGGTTCTGTTAGAATTGTTgaatttcaacaaaataaatcatcagCATTAGTCTCCAGCAGTGATGAAGCTTGTTTCACTGGTTTCATCTAAACAAATTTCAAGAATGATTCAAGCTGACCAATCTTCTAGCAAGCTCAAGTGCCAACTgtctcttcattcttttgataaGAAACGGAGCCAGATGCCCGATCAAAACATGTAAACAGCAGCGTCTCAAAACCCATGAGAGATTGAAACCAGCACATACCTCTCAATTCAGCTCTGAATTGAAAACCCGTGCTTGCTTTCTTCtcgctaaaaaaaataaaaggaatcaaGGCAGTAATAACAATCAACACTAGTTTATTTTCCTCAAAAAATGTCACAAAACGTGACTTGAAAATCAATAACATAATTCATATCAAATTTCTTGTGCTTTTGCAACAATACAAACGAATTACTATATAACTACGCCTTCCTACCATATTCTTTACTGCGAGTTCCAGTGGAAATTTTAACATGAGCTACAACATTATCAACCATCACAGTGATTTTCTCTACAACAGACAATATCGCCAGAGTAATTCAGCTGAAAGAGTTTATATAGACGGGTGTATCACTCTGCTCATTCTAATTTTCAAACCCTAAATAGGAATCCAACTCAATTTTCAGATTTGAACCTGCAATCATGGTGCCTTAACATGGACATGGTCTCTTTAACTTGAAATTATCACCCTATGAAATAGGCATCACTATCACTTGAACGAGAGAAACGTTGCTAAATAGGGTGGTCTGCTCAGTTAATTAGTCAGAAAATGGCTGGGAGTCCATGCACAGATGCACCAACTTTCTTTGGTATTGTCCATAATATTCACCTACTGCAATGACATCTTCATTCTCTGGATTCAACCCTGGCAAGCCAACGAGAGTATCCTTGATTGAAGACCCTGACTCGTCATCTGAATTtcctaaatttgatataaattgtGCATGGCCTTCATGGCAAGCAAGTATGAACATGGCAGCTGTATCAGGTTGTTGTGCTTCCCGGAGTGCTGCTAGGGCATCTTGCAATGCACCAGCTGCAACATAAAGAATAAGAGCCCTGCATTGACCCATTGCAAACGTCAAGACGAGAACATTAGCAAATTGACGGGAACATTGCAAACGTCAAAACCAGAAATGATAGTACCTCCAGATGTTGTGTTCGGCATGGAGGACATGGTTGGCCCATCTTAACAACACCCTAAGAAGTTACAATTTGCAAGTATGATTAGCATGGTTCAAAATTAGTTATACCTATGCAAATGCCTAGATGTGCAATGCAGACAAAATATGAGGGATTCTAGATGAGATTTGGGTTTGATTGATTAGAGATGCTTCACACACAGCACATGTGCTATTGTATTACACATGCACAAGCAACCACATTGAGAAATGAAATCGATGTCTGGAAATTGATTGATAAAAGGCTATGCAATTTTGCAAGATGCACCTTAAAATGCTAACAGAATCCTCAAATTTAGTGATGAAAAGGATCATAACCTTGCATAATCAGATCCACTTAAATGTGTAGCCGCCAAAGTTGCAGCATCCGTCCAGCATCCTGCATCTTGCAACTGCACAAGTTTATGTATTCTATCAGTCtaggaaaaaataatcatttctcAATTTAACACCCTGCTAAAGGAACAAAAAGTCCTCTCCACATGTCAtgggataaaaaacaaattccaagtCAGAGGTCATGACATAATGCCCTgtctgccttttttttttttttttgcctccaGTTTTGTGCAGAAAAGTCATGCTTGTGTGTAAAGTATCATTGGATTTGCAACCAATATAGATGGGATCAATCCAAAATCTCCTTCAACTTGTCATTAATTCAGCGAACTGTCATGGAAAGTCAACAGTGATATATGAATACTATTAATTTTATGACATGTGCATTTCTCCATGTCCCTGTTGTCATTGGATCATTatggaataaatattttattactgTTGAGATTTATTTCCACTTAATCTGTGCAATTTCTACAACTGTTCAACAATTatggaaaaaatccaaaatgaaAGACAAATTTGCAGCGTGGATATCAAGCAATAGATCATAATATGTTACTTTGGTGATCAATTTCAGAGACATTGAAGGACCACAGATGGTTTGATATAGAACCTAACCTGTGAACAAGCCTCTTGATACCTTCCAACAGCACAAAGAAGATGAGTGCCAGACAATGATCTGTCTGTCTGGACCATGTTGGCTGCAACAACCTAGATGATAACATGGTAGTAGAGAAGTCAAAATGCACATAGAAGTAGGTAGTGCAATACCAATGGCAGGATGTGTGCTAACATTGAAACATAAGCTGTTCTATATCAATGCTCACCTTAACTGCAAGCTCATGAAGAGACCTTGACACAGCAGACGAGAGAGCGACTGCACGTAGAGCATTTACATAGAAATAAGAGCTCTCAGGAGAAGTAGAAAGCAACAAGCTGACTGCTGCTTCTAAGTTCCCAATAGAAACGAGCCTGTTTATCAAGAATATGGCATATAATCATCACTCTAAAACCCAAATACAGGTGCAAGGGAAGAAAGCTCATATGCTAGATCCATGCTTTCAATCAATAAATAGAAGATCCGCTGGGGAAAAAAAGATAACCAGTACATGCAACATTCAACAGTAAGGCAAGGAACTCACTCATGCACTCGATTCTGAATAGCCTCTTCTCCCTCCAATTTCTCATGCCAAGGAATGCGCTCACAAGCACTTTCCCATAGTTCTTCTTTCTGGAAAGCCATTGATCTAAGTTGACCTTCACTCTGCCACAGGATAGTCCAAGTTATAAAATGCTAAATACATTATAAATGATTAAACACCATAATATCTGCAATCTAGCATTTTACAAAGTGAAAACATGAAATGACTTACCAATGGATCCTTTTTCTCAGTCCCAATTACCGACCTCCCCTTTGATGAAATTCTGTTCAGCATAGTCACGTCATCGAGCTCTGGGGTTGATGCTGAGACAGGCGCTTTCTGTGTTGACTTCGTAACTAGCTTATCCATCAAATGTTTAAGAGCACGAGGCAACTGCAACCAGAATAATGCTTCTGAGGTTTCACCAAAAATTGCAGCTGCAAATGCAAACCTCGCAGCACAGCCTTTCTTGACTACGATAGCATATAGTCTAGCCGTTTCATCATCAAGTATGCAGCCTAGAGCAATGGAAACATTAGGAATGTGTGAGTactaaaccaattaaaacaaATGCTCATATGGTAGATTCTTTATGTAGTGCACGTGTTGGACAGGCCACCCATGACTGACCTTCTCTTCTGTAAGGATCTAACACTTTGAGGAGCATTTCTGGCACCACAGAGTCACCGACAGGTGGTAGATCAATCATGTAATTCCGGAGATCCCCTTTGAATGAAGCAGTTCCAGGAATTAAGTGAGGCCTCTTGTCAATAGTTGTGCTGCAAGTGTTAAACCAAGAGGCTTTGACACCTAATTGCAAGATCATCCGCAATGCCTGCACAAGGAACAACAACAGTAGTTGGTGGTCACCATAAATGACAGCCTTTATCCACGAAAAATTCACCAATTTTGGAAGACAAACAGATATGCCTTTATCCACAGCCTTTTTTTGGATGTCACCATATCCTAGACAGTAAATGCAAGGCATGAAATGCTACAACCTCCATGATTAGCAAAACATAGCCTaggatttattttcaaaagatttctctcttttttgatTGGGGAATAGATGGCTGTTGGGTTGTTGAGGGAGTGGGGGAGGGGCAGTTGAATTTCTAGTCCATCAACAATTTGATTTCCAttccttgttttttgttttcttaaaagagAGCCACccccttgatttttcttttcttaaaggATGGATGGATGGgtggatacacacacacacacacacacacatatatatagagagagagtaATTCTCACCAGTGCATGTGGTGTGGGAAGCAGTATGGGAGAGCATATAGGCATAGGctgaaatttttctttaatagctCGGGGTTGGAGGCCATGGCCAAGTTTTTTGTCATTTCTGCATGAAAAGATGACCACAGGCACTGGTATCAAAGcacaaacaataacaaatatccattgaaaaaaatttaagaggaaTCACATTATATTAAAGCTAATTCATCAAGCATTATTACACACTAGAATTTTTGAATGGAATATTCAATACAAATATCAACAGTGTGAAAGTCACTGATCAACATCATCAAACAATTTACGGCAAAACAACTACCAAATCACCACTTTGCACAAAACATAGAGACAGTAAAATTGTAGTTGGCAAAGCATAACAGACATGTATGAACAATCCCCAATGTCCGATGCCCAGAAGAGAGATAAAaagtttctaaaatatttaatcagaCTCCATCAAATCATGTTCGCTAATTAGTTGTACAATTCAATCTGATTATATTCCAGAGATAATAAGTGCAAAGAAAACAGATTGTCTCATGCTACAGCACCACCTAAATCCCCGACCAGTCCTATcaagaatgttttttaaaaagttatttattataGACACCACTTCACCCTTTCAAATATAAAGACAATAACAAGTGAAGAAAAAAGGTTCGACAACATATATTTGGCGGCACATACATGTTAACCTCAACAAGGCGAAAGCTACTATCAGCTCCAGCAATACATAATACCAGAGGGTCATTTTTATTAGTTCGCAGAGGCAACCAATCGAGTTCCAACACAAGGGTTCCAGGAAATAGAGGTTGTAAAAGGGAATTAGCTAACGGGTCTGGCAAAtcctgcaaataaaaaaatagcttggACATCAAAATTTGTCAGCAGAACAGTAGACTCTGTATCACAGTAACATGAATGCAGACCATGCTTTAAGGAACAAGATTCGTTGCCATATTTCATGCTTACAAGgtcaaaaatagaaaaggtaTTGTCATAAAAAAGGACAGCAATAAGCCCTCGGCTGCGGTCTCCAGGAACAACAGGTGAGAATTTGATTCTCCTGATTCCTTCCCTGTGAGtgttaaatgatgaagaatGCCCAGTTGTTACATCCCACCACCGTATGTTCCCAGACCTATCCCCCATGACCTGAAAAGTAGTCAAGTCACTGCCTCTCACAATAGAAACTTTGGAACAATTAAGTTGTTGATATGGCCAATCAACTGAAATAATTAGGAATATAATGATACATACAACATGAGGCAAGCGGTAGGCCATGGCCGTAATCAATCCATCAGAAGACACAAATGAAGATGAAGGCCATTTCGGTCTatagacaagaaaagaaaacttcatGAGATAAGGCAAACAACTATACACCATGTACTACAAACAACAGAACTACCTCTGTAGCATTTGAAGGTGATAGATGATAGTAATTGTGCAAACCAGATGTGTTGCTTTTGAAAAGgatagaaaggaaaggaaaaattgCATCTGTGATTCAAGTTCCATGGTCCATGAtgtaaaattgcaaatatagtGCCTTTTTTATATAGGGGAATTCAAAAGGCAATTGTTCTTATTCAAGCCATTTTGTAGGCTCTATTCACCTTTGAGATGAGTGAAGCAATGAACATGGCAAAGAAAATCACCACATTACAATGGGAAAAAGCATTAGATGAATCACAGCAAACATGACTGCAGAAAGTGGTAATCTATGATGGAATTTATCATGGTACATGCTTCATAAACTATGTATTTCCTTTTGACTTTTACAGATCCTTTTCTCCTTGGGGGGCTGGTgtaagaaaaggagaaatatcGATACTTAAAATGTAAAAGTACAATTAACAGAAACCTAgtacataaagaaaaaataaattcatgttcAATCATACATCCTGTTCATTATCAACCAGAAGTGAAATCTATATGGACTTCATAATTTAAATTAGGATGCTAAAGGCATCTCCTTCCTAAGAGCAAATGGTGGCTTTGGTTCTTTGAGAGTTCTTATTTTGTCGAGCAAAATGAAAACGTTAAAGCACTTCATCATATCCAACTCAAGCAGGACTGTATCTACATTCTTGGCTTTTTACCTCTTTTACAACCACAGCTTGCtcaaaaatactagaaaaagTTTTGCTTCATCCCTACCACAGAATACGAATCATAAGTTACATACCCGGCCTCCCTTTTATTATAAGACCATCATGTTTTGCTAACAATGGCAGATGCTGATGGGGaatgattgaaaagaaaatccaacttgatcaaaacataaaaaagttaaagcTATTATCCAGTTGGCCAGTCATGCTTCCAATGAAGTAGGGTTCTAAGAAAACAAcatattttcaacttttttttggcATAAATTGGCTGTTCATCAGTGTTCAACCTACATCCTCTAGTTGCAAGCCCATGCTCATggctaaaatataaatacaagagAATCAAGCAATGGATGTTCAGGCATAACAAATGCCAAATGTCCTAATGCAACAACTCGCATCAAATACTTGTACCTGAAATCCCGGATCCTCCGCCCATGAACCTCAAAAACTCCAAGAGCACCATTTACTAGTGCAAATGCAAAACTTTCAGCAGTGTCATCCTGAGAAGCATCTGAGCTTCCTGCTGCTGCACATAAAAGCTACTTCCTtgtttaaaagattttgaacataagaaagcaagaaaataaactGGATCAAATGGTTTGGACTAGCAACCAATCTActtaataatttagaaaatcaagcaaaaagaGCTCACTGGATTCTGATGCAGGTTCCTTTGCAGTGGATGCTCCATCTTGTGCTACAGGCATTTGATCTTTTGATGACCACAACACTTGTTTAGAAGGACCATTTTGAACTGGCCGAGGAACTGTTGGAAGAGTCCATTCCAATACCGTAAATGGAAGAGCTAATGATCTAAGCTACATGAGGATATAAAGCATAATAATTATCTaatggataaaataataattaaaaatcaccAAACAGAAGTTTATAACTCAAGATTCTACCATTCACTATGAGTAAGAAAATTTTTACACTTCAGACATTCATTTAGTCAAGGAAAAAGTAATGAATGGCGGctgttataaaatatatagcatGAAGGTACATGGTATGTGAAAATACTGAGATAAGATTGACGTCCACAACTACATGCTAAgagattaagttttttattataaatgaattttagccttattttgaatttaacagtgtcttgtatatttttaaacaaactaAATCTATTTACCTTAAGAAATTAGCATGCAAATGGAAAAACATAGATTCATCTTATGTCATTATCCAAAGTAAAACAACCATTTGCACCAAGAGAAATCTCAGGTTTTGGCATTCCCCctcctcttaaacaagataaatAGATTAAGTACTTCCTACATCACCTTAAGACCACAAAACTCGTTATATTTAAAAGGCAAATATTTTGAGTAATGATGGAAAAGGAGAAGATATCAATCAGCCTACAAACCATGATGGGAGTTTTTGTCATTGCCCAAACCTCCACCGGTGCATCACGGAATAAAATAAGAAGATACCTGGAAATTTAAAACTCAGGTGTAAGCtaccaataaaaacatataaatgtgATGTGTGTATCAGTACACAAACAGAACAGAAGCAGATGAGTAGTATGAAGAAACATTTTGAACAGCAATGAAATATATAGCTAGCAGTTGTACATGAAGTTGAAACTGTAATGCACCACAATcacaattgaagaaaaaaaaggtttcagAGCAACCTTCCAGATGAAGAAGTTCGTAGAGCTCTAATGGGTGCACGTTCTGGCTTTTGCAAAACTCGAAATGGTCTGTTAAGACCACTTCTAAGACAGGTTACAACAAGCCGATTATTGTaacctccatttttttcattcacCTGTCCCAatacacagagagagagagagagatttaaagaaaaaatgtgAATGAACAAGTAAAACTTAGATTACTATAATGCATTCATACAATAACTTCCGATTCAGTGTCATTTACCTGATTGTAAGAAAATGAAACAAGTCTAGAATTTCCAAGCCATCGTAACCCCCTAACCATACTGTTATGAACTGAAAAACTAGCTGCAACAGCATTTGCAGAAACATCAACAACATCAATTGTCCCAGATTGAGTACCCAGAGCAACCAGAGGAACAGCTACAGCAGGATAATTCCCCCCACCTTCACAGTAAATAATCAACTTAATCTAGGTtataacaagaacaaaaaattgaCTTCAAGTGATTTAGTGTCAAGAAGAAACTAACGGGCCAAAGTAGCTATTAGAGAAGGAGAGGGTACAGCCAGCATAGTAACCGTCGAAGAAAGAAGCTGCAGCTGTCCAACTAAATTGATCTGCATCAATAATTTGGCTCATAAGGATGCACAGATAAAGCTAGAATTAACATAGGATGAACACTAAATCTACACACCAAGATTGTCATCCGTCATtaataatacaacaaaaaaagggAGAGAGGTAACATAATAGCTTGCACTTATAAACAAACTCTTGGCAATAGAGCAGAAACTTGCAGAACTATGGTTGTATTTTGAAGTCATAATCTTCCTCAATTCAGCTACTAATTTTACAGTCTATGGCCAACAGCCACCAAGAAGGTTGCATAaaactaaacataaaataacattcaagatgAGATGTTTATTCACTTACCTTAAACGACAAATCCTGGCTCAAAGTAGATGAGAGGCGGTTTTTATGGCCATTCCCAAGCTCTTGTTGCTTGCCTGCTTCTTTGCCAAGTCCATCAGTCACAACTACAGCATTGGCATTGTCCCCTATAAGTGGAATTTCATGGGAATCAGCAACCGTATCCTTATGATTGTCTCCAGTCCCTTCAGCAGTTAACAGCCAGTTCCATACTTTTCCATCATCAGAAATTGAGATCATATGTGTAGTTGAGTGAACAACAGTATCATCACAGAAATCAAAAGGATTGTCAAAATCCACCTCAGCCGACGGAGAATCAGGTGCATCAGAACAAATCTTAGCAACATGTTGGAGCGTAGACTCTGACTGACAAATGGCAACAGCTAGAACTGAAGGAGAAGGGACCGATGTTCCAATTGACGGCATCAACTCCTCCATTGCACACATTACATGCACCTGTTCTCCTCTGCAATGGTTACTCCAATAAGCGCATTCCTTATTTCACCCAACAACACAAGTAATCATTGCATAACCCTAGTTCTTCATATACCAGAACAATCAAATTATCTAAAACAATCACACTAACCAATTGCAATAATGAAGTTCACTGAAACAATCATTAGTCCGAGCCTACATAACAATTTCTCCAATAACACCATAAACCCACACAAATATCATTGAATCAATTAATTCACAAAACAATTCTTGACATAATTTTCATACGAAAAAAAGAGCTGCAAAATGAAtacagaattcactttccaattaACAGAAACACTTACTCTTTTCGCCGCCAAATACTGAGCTTTCCATCAAGATGAGCACAGTAAAGCAATTCATTATTCGGATCCGGCAAAACATCTAGAAACTTCCCACAGCCTCTAGGCAATGCAGCACTAAAAAGCACGGTCTCGTATTTCAAATCAAAAACCACAAGCTCCCTAGGAAACGTGACAAACAGAATATTCCTCCATTGTGGTGAAAACGCCATTTTCACACTATACAACGGAAAAACCGCCGATGCCGGCGCCAAGGATCCTCCCACACCACCACTGCTCGGCGTTACGTCTTTCTCTAGCCTCAACAAATCACTATAATCCGTCGGAATCTTAAATTCCTTTAAAACGACGTCATTCTCACTCTCTGCGAGCACTTTCACCGACAATAAAAATCCTTTAAGTCCGATGACACAAAAATGCCGCGAATCAAAAGGATCACGACGAATGCACGACAAAAACTCCGGCGACGCATCGTACTTAAAGAAACAGTAATTCGAAGCGGTGGCAGTGGAAGCGGCGCCGGTGGTGGTGTAGAGATAAAGAGAAGAAGGACCAGAAATGGCAGCGAGGGCGTATGAATCGGAACGAGAGAGGATCCAGCAGAGGTCTTGGATACCAGATTTCGGATTGGGATCAGGTTCGAGCCAGAGGACAATGGACTTGAGGCGGAAATCGAGGAGAGCAATACGGCCATGGCGGTCGGCGGCGGCGAGGAGGAGGTGGGAGGAGGAAGGTTCGGTGGAGAGGAGGTTGCGATTGAGAGGAGAAGGCGTGAAGCGTACGGAAGTGATGAAGGGggaaagagaaggagaggaagaggaagaaggaggaggagggagaGGAAAAGTGGAGATTAATTGGAGGGAAAGAGAATCAACGATGGAAATGGAAGAACCGGAGGGAAAGGCGAGGAGATTTGAAGAGGAAAGATCGAGGGAGGAAAAGTTATTACGGGAAGGTGGACCAGGGAGGATTGT is a genomic window of Populus alba chromosome 18, ASM523922v2, whole genome shotgun sequence containing:
- the LOC118052100 gene encoding uncharacterized protein isoform X2: MSLSRSQPNTTTTDTILPGPPSRNNFSSLDLSSSNLLAFPSGSSISIVDSLSLQLISTFPLPPPPSSSSSPSLSPFITSVRFTPSPLNRNLLSTEPSSSHLLLAAADRHGRIALLDFRLKSIVLWLEPDPNPKSGIQDLCWILSRSDSYALAAISGPSSLYLYTTTGAASTATASNYCFFKYDASPEFLSCIRRDPFDSRHFCVIGLKGFLLSVKVLAESENDVVLKEFKIPTDYSDLLRLEKDVTPSSGGVGGSLAPASAVFPLYSVKMAFSPQWRNILFVTFPRELVVFDLKYETVLFSAALPRGCGKFLDVLPDPNNELLYCAHLDGKLSIWRRKEGEQVHVMCAMEELMPSIGTSVPSPSVLAVAICQSESTLQHVAKICSDAPDSPSAEVDFDNPFDFCDDTVVHSTTHMISISDDGKVWNWLLTAEGTGDNHKDTVADSHEIPLIGDNANAVVVTDGLGKEAGKQQELGNGHKNRLSSTLSQDLSFKINLVGQLQLLSSTVTMLAVPSPSLIATLARGGNYPAVAVPLVALGTQSGTIDVVDVSANAVAASFSVHNSMVRGLRWLGNSRLVSFSYNQVNEKNGGYNNRLVVTCLRSGLNRPFRVLQKPERAPIRALRTSSSGRYLLILFRDAPVEVWAMTKTPIMLRSLALPFTVLEWTLPTVPRPVQNGPSKQVLWSSKDQMPVAQDGASTAKEPASESTGSSDASQDDTAESFAFALVNGALGVFEVHGRRIRDFRPKWPSSSFVSSDGLITAMAYRLPHVVMGDRSGNIRWWDVTTGHSSSFNTHREGIRRIKFSPVVPGDRSRGLIAVLFYDNTFSIFDLDLPDPLANSLLQPLFPGTLVLELDWLPLRTNKNDPLVLCIAGADSSFRLVEVNINDKKLGHGLQPRAIKEKFQPMPICSPILLPTPHALALRMILQLGVKASWFNTCSTTIDKRPHLIPGTASFKGDLRNYMIDLPPVGDSVVPEMLLKVLDPYRREGCILDDETARLYAIVVKKGCAARFAFAAAIFGETSEALFWLQLPRALKHLMDKLVTKSTQKAPVSASTPELDDVTMLNRISSKGRSVIGTEKKDPLSEGQLRSMAFQKEELWESACERIPWHEKLEGEEAIQNRVHELVSIGNLEAAVSLLLSTSPESSYFYVNALRAVALSSAVSRSLHELAVKVVAANMVQTDRSLSGTHLLCAVGRYQEACSQLQDAGCWTDAATLAATHLSGSDYARVLLRWANHVLHAEHNIWRALILYVAAGALQDALAALREAQQPDTAAMFILACHEGHAQFISNLGNSDDESGSSIKDTLVGLPGLNPENEDVIAVGEYYGQYQRKLVHLCMDSQPFSD